The following proteins are co-located in the Haloarcula marismortui ATCC 43049 genome:
- a CDS encoding HEAT repeat domain-containing protein — protein sequence MSNGDDEADASDDAEATDEIDVTAEELESRLTEAGDALEAAETEADLDDVESSLDDIESDLEAADLPEPDEDDDDAEDPCEELESQLSDLRDDLDEQRGPYAEDVVTIVSNAADTVTDSEWTDDGEGEAQEAVETFLDESAEFIDHDADTGGDFVAAGDALTTVVDAIEAANLDPDEDTETIEGLLEAAETLETGLDEAEVWDDLTVQEQLDARGFYDILTNENRKDFPPEWNAAKLHAEEGDFDQVLFAYDKLGSEFFDGYIVDLLYNLGSDAEPAFDAMHQRAQKREKGPIEVLGKIGDERATETLHDYIDGDGDPALQKVTLRALGAIGSAESVQPVANRLDADSEEVRSVAARALGLLGDTRAIEPLSDVLKSGESDSVRASAAWALRQIGTETALDEAARYTDDRAYIVQAEAEKAASA from the coding sequence ATGAGCAACGGGGACGACGAGGCCGACGCGTCGGACGACGCCGAGGCAACAGATGAGATCGACGTGACCGCCGAAGAACTGGAATCGCGTCTCACAGAGGCCGGCGACGCGTTAGAGGCCGCAGAGACGGAGGCCGACCTCGACGACGTCGAGTCGTCCCTCGACGACATCGAGAGTGACCTCGAGGCTGCCGACCTGCCCGAACCCGACGAGGACGATGACGACGCCGAGGACCCCTGCGAGGAACTGGAGTCCCAGCTTTCGGACCTCCGGGACGACCTTGACGAACAGCGCGGCCCCTACGCCGAAGACGTCGTCACCATCGTTTCCAACGCCGCCGACACCGTCACTGACAGCGAGTGGACCGACGACGGAGAGGGCGAGGCTCAGGAAGCCGTCGAGACGTTCCTCGACGAAAGCGCCGAGTTCATCGACCACGACGCTGACACGGGCGGCGATTTCGTCGCTGCCGGGGATGCGCTGACCACAGTCGTCGACGCCATTGAAGCGGCAAACCTCGACCCTGACGAGGACACGGAAACTATCGAAGGGCTCCTCGAAGCGGCGGAAACGTTGGAAACAGGGCTGGACGAAGCCGAAGTCTGGGACGACCTCACGGTACAGGAGCAACTCGACGCCCGCGGCTTCTATGATATCCTGACCAACGAGAACCGGAAGGACTTCCCGCCGGAGTGGAACGCCGCCAAGCTCCACGCCGAGGAAGGGGACTTCGATCAGGTCCTGTTCGCCTACGACAAACTCGGGTCGGAGTTCTTCGACGGGTACATCGTCGACTTACTGTACAACCTCGGGAGCGACGCCGAACCGGCCTTCGACGCGATGCACCAGCGTGCACAGAAACGCGAGAAAGGGCCAATCGAGGTACTGGGGAAAATCGGCGACGAGCGTGCGACTGAGACGCTGCACGACTACATCGACGGCGACGGCGACCCTGCGCTCCAGAAAGTCACGCTGCGCGCACTGGGCGCTATCGGCAGTGCCGAGTCGGTCCAGCCGGTCGCCAACCGACTTGATGCCGACAGCGAGGAAGTCCGCTCAGTCGCGGCGCGCGCACTGGGGCTGCTCGGCGACACTCGCGCCATCGAGCCGCTGAGCGATGTCCTCAAATCCGGCGAAAGCGACTCCGTGCGTGCCTCCGCCGCGTGGGCGCTCCGACAGATCGGGACCGAAACGGCACTCGACGAAGCCGCCCGCTACACGGACGACCGCGCGTATATCGTCCAAGCCGAGGCCGAAAAGGCAGCCAGCGCCTGA
- a CDS encoding Mov34/MPN/PAD-1 family protein — MGLFRTSGILGVAESALEFALAASEEAHPNEYMGFLRGDDASKLGLDEDGTVLTDVLVIPGTESNPVSATVKTSMVPNDMRAAGSIHSHPNGVLKPSDADLATFGRGDVHIIVGYPYGRDDWKAFDSDGTEVELPVLDVEPPEESFFDFDQADIDAELREEEFDQ; from the coding sequence ATGGGGCTGTTTCGAACGAGCGGGATACTCGGGGTCGCGGAGTCCGCACTCGAGTTCGCGCTCGCTGCCTCCGAAGAGGCCCATCCTAACGAGTATATGGGCTTCCTCCGGGGCGATGACGCCAGCAAGCTCGGGCTCGACGAAGATGGGACAGTTCTGACCGACGTTCTCGTTATCCCGGGGACAGAGTCGAACCCGGTCAGTGCGACCGTCAAGACGAGCATGGTGCCGAATGATATGCGAGCAGCGGGGTCAATTCACTCGCACCCGAACGGTGTCCTCAAACCCAGCGACGCCGACCTCGCGACGTTTGGTCGCGGCGATGTCCACATCATCGTCGGCTACCCGTATGGCCGCGATGACTGGAAGGCGTTCGACAGCGACGGAACAGAAGTCGAACTGCCGGTGCTCGACGTAGAGCCGCCCGAAGAGTCTTTTTTCGATTTCGACCAGGCCGACATCGACGCCGAGCTACGTGAGGAGGAGTTCGATCAGTGA
- a CDS encoding phospholipase D-like domain-containing protein, protein MRSFAPLVCCVLVLAAIGPYTATGQATPTATAASGPEEPSIHAVYPDPVAGGDEGEFVVITVPAGTDIGQYAVTDGDGTAGVPNTTARGRVVLSMAPNRTRKLTDWPVVGLDGHLALANGGERIQLQRGNRTVDAVRYTDSVEGELGVINGSVVRWQSLGATDRPVIRAAGGEVRAFALPDASAAPIRPIRNADKRVFLAGYTLSSARVADALIAAQRRGATVRVLLEGEPVGSRTAAEASTLDRLAEAGVSVRVMTGPRARYRYHHAKYAVADGQAVVLTENWKPAGTGGNSSRGWGVVTAQPRVVDGLNQTFQSDTGWQDSERWGEYRQGRQFERAEPATGTYPTEFQAESVVVQRTDLLVTPDNAQGELVATIDDANDSIDVIQPTVGDWNSPLLRALRRAASRGVEVRLLLSDAWYVREENTQTAQRFREWADRNDAPLTAKVAAPDGRYEKIHAKGAVIDDKRAVVGSLNWNEQAATANREVVLVLHGSDAADYFGAVFDADWGAGGFDTPVGVIGALLGLLVVTGLAARRVSFET, encoded by the coding sequence ATGCGGTCGTTCGCCCCACTCGTCTGTTGCGTGCTCGTCCTCGCAGCGATAGGTCCATACACCGCCACTGGACAGGCGACTCCAACTGCAACAGCAGCCAGCGGTCCCGAAGAACCGTCGATTCACGCAGTGTATCCGGACCCCGTCGCCGGCGGTGACGAGGGGGAATTCGTCGTCATCACAGTCCCTGCTGGGACAGACATCGGGCAGTACGCCGTCACTGACGGTGACGGTACTGCAGGTGTTCCGAACACTACCGCTCGCGGGCGCGTCGTCCTCTCAATGGCACCGAACCGGACACGGAAACTCACCGACTGGCCGGTCGTCGGCCTCGATGGTCATCTTGCGCTGGCAAACGGCGGCGAGCGAATCCAGCTGCAGCGAGGCAACCGGACTGTTGACGCTGTCCGATACACGGATTCAGTCGAGGGTGAACTCGGCGTCATTAACGGGTCTGTCGTCCGTTGGCAGTCACTGGGTGCGACAGACCGCCCGGTCATCAGGGCTGCCGGCGGCGAGGTCCGCGCGTTCGCGCTGCCGGATGCCTCCGCCGCTCCGATTCGACCGATACGGAACGCGGACAAGCGAGTGTTCTTGGCCGGGTACACGCTCTCTTCGGCAAGGGTCGCCGACGCTCTTATCGCCGCCCAGCGCCGCGGTGCGACGGTTCGTGTCCTGCTCGAAGGCGAACCGGTCGGCAGCCGTACCGCCGCAGAGGCCAGCACTCTTGACCGACTGGCCGAGGCAGGTGTCTCCGTCAGAGTGATGACCGGCCCACGTGCCAGATACCGCTACCACCACGCGAAGTACGCTGTCGCCGACGGGCAGGCCGTCGTGCTGACAGAGAACTGGAAGCCCGCCGGCACTGGCGGCAACAGCAGCCGCGGCTGGGGGGTGGTCACGGCACAGCCGCGGGTCGTCGATGGGTTGAACCAGACGTTCCAGTCCGATACCGGCTGGCAAGACAGCGAGCGGTGGGGAGAGTACCGTCAGGGTCGACAGTTCGAGCGAGCCGAGCCAGCGACCGGGACGTATCCGACCGAATTCCAGGCTGAATCGGTGGTCGTCCAGCGGACAGACCTCCTGGTCACCCCCGATAACGCCCAGGGTGAACTTGTCGCGACGATAGACGACGCGAACGACTCGATTGACGTCATCCAGCCGACGGTCGGGGACTGGAACAGCCCGCTTTTGCGGGCGCTCCGCCGGGCTGCGTCGCGCGGCGTTGAGGTCCGTCTCCTGTTGAGTGACGCCTGGTACGTCCGCGAGGAGAACACGCAGACAGCACAGCGCTTTCGAGAGTGGGCCGACCGCAACGACGCGCCGCTGACGGCGAAAGTGGCGGCCCCCGACGGTCGCTACGAAAAGATACACGCCAAGGGCGCAGTTATCGACGACAAACGGGCCGTCGTCGGCAGCCTCAACTGGAACGAACAGGCGGCGACTGCGAACCGAGAGGTCGTACTGGTGTTGCACGGCAGCGACGCGGCCGACTATTTCGGCGCGGTCTTTGACGCTGACTGGGGGGCCGGCGGGTTCGACACGCCGGTCGGTGTCATCGGGGCGCTGCTCGGACTCCTCGTGGTCACCGGGCTCGCCGCTCGTCGGGTCTCGTTTGAAACGTAG
- a CDS encoding DHH family phosphoesterase: MSSPTGTGDGATVPDGGTIVYDLADQCTSDDLEEGALYHATVNGTVEYGVFVDLSDAVSGLVHDSNLLGQYDVGDDLIVELGEIRPDGDLSFEEVRVADYEEQRVAHGNATTVADLDDATGETVIIEGQVVQIKQTGGPTVFQVRDETGIVPCAAFEEAGVRAHPDVEIDDIVRVSGRAEERDDGLQVEAESLTVLDGEEAAAVESDLDAALAEAAEPADVEPLVEWPAFEKLWDDLREVATELRKTVLSGRPIRMRHHADGDGLCASVPLQVALESFIASQYEDASAPQHLLKRLPSKAPYYEMEDVTRDLNFALEDRTRHGQKLPMLLMLDNGSTEEDTPAYRNLRHYDIPVVVVDHHHPDPEAVEPLIEQHVNPYLHDEDYRITTGMLCVELARMIDPDLTEDLQHVPAVAGLSDRSEAEAMRDYIGLASEKGYDENDLRDIGEALDYATHWLRYNSGEELITDVLNVDCDDRDRHGEVVEFLSERAERDVEDQLDAAMSHVDHERLDNGAHLYTIDVENHAHRFTYPAPGKTTGEIHDRKVAETGDPVITIGYGPDFAVLRSDGVRLDIPRMVTELSEEVDGGGVSGGGHLVVGSIKFVKGRRESVIDALVEKMAEAEIDEELGSSTALPEEV, encoded by the coding sequence ATGTCTTCGCCAACTGGCACCGGTGACGGTGCGACGGTCCCCGACGGCGGGACCATCGTCTACGATCTCGCGGACCAATGTACGTCCGATGATCTCGAAGAAGGCGCACTGTACCACGCAACTGTCAACGGCACCGTTGAATACGGCGTATTCGTCGACCTTTCCGACGCTGTTTCCGGGCTCGTCCACGACTCTAATCTCTTGGGCCAGTACGACGTGGGTGACGATCTTATTGTCGAACTCGGCGAGATCCGTCCCGACGGCGACCTGAGCTTCGAGGAAGTACGGGTTGCTGACTACGAGGAACAGCGTGTTGCCCACGGCAACGCGACCACCGTCGCTGACCTCGACGACGCGACCGGTGAGACGGTCATCATCGAGGGACAGGTCGTCCAGATCAAACAGACCGGCGGTCCCACCGTGTTCCAAGTCCGTGACGAAACCGGTATCGTCCCATGTGCTGCCTTCGAGGAGGCCGGTGTCCGGGCGCACCCCGACGTCGAAATCGACGATATCGTCCGCGTTTCCGGGCGCGCAGAGGAGCGCGACGACGGCCTGCAGGTCGAGGCCGAATCGCTGACCGTGCTCGACGGCGAAGAAGCCGCCGCCGTCGAGAGCGACCTCGACGCCGCACTGGCCGAGGCCGCCGAACCAGCCGATGTCGAACCACTGGTCGAATGGCCTGCTTTCGAGAAGCTGTGGGACGACCTCCGGGAAGTCGCGACGGAACTCCGCAAGACAGTGCTTTCGGGCCGTCCGATCCGGATGCGTCACCACGCCGACGGTGACGGGCTCTGTGCGAGCGTCCCGCTGCAGGTCGCACTGGAATCGTTCATTGCCTCCCAGTATGAGGACGCCAGCGCGCCCCAGCACCTCCTCAAACGCCTCCCGAGCAAGGCCCCCTACTACGAGATGGAGGACGTAACGCGGGACCTCAACTTCGCGCTGGAGGACCGCACCCGTCACGGGCAGAAGCTCCCGATGCTGCTGATGCTCGACAACGGCTCCACCGAAGAGGACACGCCGGCCTACCGAAACCTTCGACACTACGACATCCCGGTGGTCGTCGTCGACCACCACCACCCGGACCCGGAAGCCGTCGAGCCGCTCATCGAACAGCACGTCAATCCGTACCTCCACGACGAGGACTACCGCATCACCACGGGGATGCTGTGTGTCGAGCTCGCCCGGATGATCGACCCCGACCTCACCGAGGACCTCCAGCACGTTCCCGCGGTCGCGGGCCTGTCTGACCGCTCCGAGGCTGAGGCGATGCGGGACTACATCGGCCTCGCAAGCGAGAAGGGCTACGACGAGAACGATCTGCGCGACATCGGCGAAGCCCTCGACTACGCGACCCACTGGCTGCGCTACAACTCCGGCGAAGAGCTGATCACTGACGTGCTGAACGTCGACTGTGACGACCGAGACCGCCACGGCGAAGTCGTCGAGTTCCTCTCCGAACGCGCCGAACGCGATGTTGAGGACCAGCTCGATGCCGCCATGAGTCACGTCGACCACGAACGGCTCGACAACGGCGCACACCTCTACACCATCGACGTGGAGAACCACGCCCATCGCTTTACTTACCCTGCGCCGGGCAAAACGACCGGCGAAATCCACGACCGGAAGGTCGCCGAGACCGGTGACCCCGTCATCACCATCGGCTACGGCCCGGACTTCGCCGTCCTGCGCTCGGACGGTGTCCGTCTGGACATCCCGCGGATGGTAACCGAGCTCAGCGAGGAGGTCGACGGTGGCGGCGTCTCCGGTGGCGGCCACCTCGTCGTCGGCTCGATCAAGTTCGTCAAGGGCCGCCGCGAGTCAGTCATCGACGCCCTCGTCGAGAAGATGGCCGAAGCCGAAATCGACGAGGAGCTCGGAAGTTCGACGGCGCTGCCGGAAGAAGTGTAG
- a CDS encoding NADH-quinone oxidoreductase subunit A, with the protein MSNPWIAIGALAVVALAIPLTMMAVSSLLRPSVPEQGKRTTYESGEVPTGSSRQIKFNIQYYMVALLFVVFDIETVFIFPWTVIYSDAAAELGMTTALLPMVVFITILAIGLGWAWRNGAVQWVRSPRATKGADTYE; encoded by the coding sequence ATGAGTAATCCATGGATCGCCATCGGCGCGCTCGCGGTCGTGGCGCTAGCCATCCCACTGACGATGATGGCAGTTTCGAGCCTCTTGCGGCCCAGCGTGCCGGAACAAGGCAAACGCACCACCTACGAGTCCGGTGAAGTGCCGACTGGCAGCAGTCGACAGATCAAGTTTAATATCCAGTACTACATGGTCGCGCTGCTGTTCGTCGTCTTCGACATCGAGACCGTCTTCATCTTCCCGTGGACGGTCATCTACAGCGACGCCGCCGCTGAGCTCGGGATGACCACGGCACTGCTACCGATGGTCGTATTCATCACGATTCTCGCCATCGGACTCGGTTGGGCCTGGCGTAACGGCGCAGTTCAGTGGGTGCGCAGTCCGCGCGCCACGAAGGGGGCAGACACATATGAGTAG
- a CDS encoding NADH-quinone oxidoreductase subunit B, protein MSSDQTPPAVEDVSTQEARMGDGADDRFNSTLREAFGSTPFILTKFDKFMNWVRGSSMFMLQFGIACCSIEMIHTYAIKHDLDRFGSGVPRASPRQADVIIVPGTIVSKFAPRMKRVYDQMPEPKFVVSMGSCTISGGPFQEGYNVIKGAEEVIPVDIHVPGCPPRPEALIYGVAKLQERIAEGESSPVTVKPYELEQFGDLEQDELVDKLASEIDEEDLVMRYNWNDSP, encoded by the coding sequence ATGAGTAGTGACCAAACACCACCGGCCGTCGAAGACGTATCGACACAGGAGGCCCGCATGGGTGACGGGGCTGACGACCGCTTTAATTCGACGCTACGCGAGGCGTTCGGGTCGACGCCGTTCATCCTGACCAAGTTCGACAAGTTCATGAACTGGGTCCGGGGCTCCTCGATGTTCATGCTGCAGTTCGGGATTGCCTGCTGTAGCATCGAGATGATCCACACCTACGCGATCAAACACGACCTCGACCGCTTCGGTTCAGGGGTGCCACGCGCCTCCCCGCGCCAGGCGGACGTTATCATCGTCCCGGGGACCATCGTCTCGAAGTTCGCGCCGCGGATGAAACGCGTCTACGACCAGATGCCCGAGCCGAAGTTCGTCGTTTCGATGGGGTCCTGTACCATCTCCGGCGGCCCGTTCCAGGAAGGGTACAACGTCATCAAGGGCGCGGAGGAGGTTATCCCAGTCGACATCCACGTCCCGGGCTGTCCGCCCCGCCCCGAGGCACTCATCTACGGCGTCGCCAAGCTCCAAGAGCGCATCGCCGAGGGCGAGTCCTCGCCGGTGACGGTCAAACCCTACGAACTGGAGCAGTTCGGCGACCTCGAACAGGACGAGCTCGTGGACAAACTCGCCAGCGAAATCGACGAGGAAGACCTCGTTATGCGGTACAACTGGAACGACTCTCCCTAA
- a CDS encoding uracil-xanthine permease family protein has protein sequence MTDATPPDDRQNPTTPEEPETAGFVEYGIDDKPPRKQAILLGVQHYLTMIGASVAIPLGLAGAMGMFEAAPDQVGRLIGTFFVVSGIATLAQTTLGNRYPIVQGGTFSMLAPGLAIIGVLAQQGADWQTMLVELQGAVIVAGIVEVVIGYSGLMGKLKRYVGPIVIAPVIALIGLALFNVPQIANPNFGSPGTGQNWWLLGLTMLSIIACSQYLDRRHRAFKLFPVLLGILFAWTVAALLSVTGVFAAGSVSYVSLGSVTSAPLVQPIYPFQWGLPQFTPGFIVGMFAGMLASVVESFGDYHSVARIAGRGAPNSSRINDGIGMEGVGNVFAGIMGTGNGCTSYTENVGAIAITGVASRYVVQIGAAVMILVGYFGPAGQLFATIPSPIIGGLYIVMFGQIAAVGLSQLKYVDLDANRNVFIVGFALFAGLAVPEYMSQVGQGMDVGGATALQQGLAAVPVLGSVLGTDVVATTLFVMGGTGMVVGGIVAFVLDNTVPGTREERGLAAWAALTEDDSEYVSALDRIRGRGGDRPSAVSDD, from the coding sequence ATGACTGACGCGACACCGCCGGATGACAGACAGAACCCGACCACACCGGAGGAACCGGAAACCGCCGGCTTCGTCGAGTATGGCATCGACGACAAACCACCACGAAAGCAAGCGATACTGCTCGGCGTCCAGCACTACCTGACGATGATCGGCGCATCCGTCGCGATTCCGCTCGGACTCGCGGGTGCGATGGGGATGTTCGAGGCTGCGCCGGATCAGGTCGGCCGTCTCATCGGGACGTTCTTCGTCGTCTCAGGTATCGCGACGCTCGCCCAGACAACGCTCGGAAACAGATATCCGATCGTTCAGGGCGGGACGTTCTCCATGCTCGCGCCCGGGCTGGCCATCATCGGCGTGCTGGCCCAGCAGGGCGCGGACTGGCAGACCATGCTCGTCGAACTACAGGGGGCTGTCATCGTCGCCGGCATCGTCGAAGTGGTGATCGGCTACAGCGGCCTCATGGGAAAGCTGAAGCGATATGTCGGCCCGATCGTCATCGCGCCGGTCATTGCGCTTATTGGACTAGCGCTGTTTAATGTTCCACAGATTGCGAACCCGAACTTCGGTAGCCCCGGGACCGGGCAGAACTGGTGGCTGCTCGGGCTGACGATGCTCTCGATTATCGCGTGTTCGCAGTACCTCGACCGACGCCACCGCGCGTTCAAGCTCTTTCCCGTACTTTTGGGTATTCTGTTTGCGTGGACCGTCGCGGCTCTCCTCTCAGTCACTGGCGTCTTCGCCGCGGGCTCGGTCAGCTACGTCTCGCTCGGTTCTGTCACGAGCGCCCCGCTGGTCCAGCCGATCTACCCGTTCCAATGGGGGCTCCCGCAGTTCACGCCGGGCTTCATCGTCGGGATGTTCGCCGGGATGCTCGCCTCTGTTGTCGAGAGTTTCGGCGACTACCACTCCGTTGCCCGCATTGCTGGCCGCGGCGCGCCGAACAGCAGCCGAATCAACGATGGTATCGGCATGGAGGGGGTCGGCAACGTGTTTGCCGGCATTATGGGCACCGGCAATGGCTGTACGTCGTACACTGAGAACGTTGGAGCAATCGCTATCACCGGCGTCGCGTCCCGCTACGTCGTGCAGATCGGCGCTGCAGTGATGATTCTGGTCGGGTACTTCGGCCCGGCGGGCCAGTTGTTCGCGACCATCCCGTCGCCGATTATCGGTGGGCTCTACATCGTCATGTTCGGACAGATCGCCGCCGTCGGGCTCTCACAGCTGAAGTACGTCGACCTCGATGCCAACCGAAACGTCTTCATCGTCGGTTTCGCACTTTTTGCCGGCCTCGCGGTGCCCGAGTACATGAGCCAGGTCGGACAGGGAATGGATGTCGGCGGCGCGACAGCCCTCCAGCAGGGTCTAGCGGCTGTCCCGGTGCTGGGGAGCGTCCTCGGGACCGATGTGGTCGCGACCACGTTGTTCGTCATGGGCGGGACCGGGATGGTTGTCGGTGGCATCGTCGCATTTGTCCTCGACAACACCGTGCCGGGGACCCGCGAGGAGCGCGGGCTCGCGGCCTGGGCCGCGCTCACCGAAGACGACAGTGAATACGTCTCAGCGCTAGACCGGATTCGTGGCCGCGGCGGCGACCGCCCGTCTGCGGTGAGCGACGACTAA
- a CDS encoding NADH-quinone oxidoreductase subunit D → MSLEKPSRDTALDVGVTEDGLDYDALADLLGGHVLDREEHVNAEGFVIRPDEVQEVLSTLKEEAGFDHCACVTAQEYDDRYESIYHLRKYNDPTQELSIVVPSPKDDPHNESAARVYDTADWHEREAYDLVGIDYDDHPDLRRILLPETWQGHPLSQDYNQDQPQIVSLREHANPLKDDKRSEDDPDTMFVNIGPHHPATHGVLHVETVLDGEQIADLEPDIGYLHRCEEQMCQQGTYRHQIMPYPDRWDYISAGILNEWAYARAAEDLADIDVPEYAQVIRTMSAEMCRIASHELALATFALDVFGDFTAVFQYGIRDREIVQNLLEDLTGQRLMFNYLRLGGVAWDLPEPREEYFEKIRDFLDDLPHKLEEIHDLVTGNEIFQMRCVDTGVLSPDQVKQYGATGPVARGSGVDYDIRRDDPYGYYDELDWNVVTEQGGDNFSRVLVRLREVEESARIIEQCVDLLEQWPEDDREIQANVPRTLRPDPDKEIYRSVEGAKGELGIYIRSDGTDKPARFKIRSPCFSNLQTLPEMSQGEYIPDMIASLGSLDIVLGEVDR, encoded by the coding sequence ATGAGTTTAGAAAAACCATCACGCGATACGGCGCTCGATGTCGGCGTTACGGAGGACGGCCTTGATTACGACGCGCTCGCGGACCTGCTCGGTGGCCACGTCCTCGACCGTGAGGAACACGTCAACGCTGAAGGATTCGTCATCCGTCCCGATGAGGTTCAGGAAGTCCTCTCGACGCTGAAAGAGGAAGCTGGGTTCGACCACTGCGCCTGTGTCACGGCACAGGAGTACGACGACCGGTACGAATCCATCTACCACCTGCGGAAGTACAACGACCCGACACAGGAGCTGTCGATTGTCGTCCCCTCGCCGAAAGACGACCCGCACAACGAGTCGGCCGCTCGCGTTTACGACACCGCAGACTGGCACGAGCGGGAGGCCTACGACTTGGTCGGTATCGACTACGACGACCACCCGGACCTCCGGCGCATCCTGCTGCCCGAGACCTGGCAGGGCCACCCCCTGAGCCAGGACTACAATCAGGACCAGCCACAGATCGTCTCACTGCGCGAGCACGCGAACCCACTCAAAGACGACAAACGCAGCGAGGACGACCCGGACACGATGTTCGTCAATATCGGTCCGCACCACCCGGCGACCCACGGCGTGCTCCACGTCGAGACGGTGCTTGACGGCGAGCAGATCGCCGACCTCGAACCCGATATCGGCTACCTGCACCGCTGTGAGGAGCAGATGTGCCAGCAGGGCACCTACCGCCACCAGATCATGCCGTACCCGGACCGGTGGGACTACATTTCTGCTGGGATCCTCAACGAATGGGCGTACGCGCGCGCAGCCGAGGACCTCGCGGACATCGACGTTCCCGAGTACGCGCAGGTCATCCGGACGATGTCGGCGGAGATGTGCCGGATCGCCTCGCACGAACTCGCGCTGGCGACGTTTGCGCTGGACGTGTTCGGCGACTTCACCGCTGTCTTCCAGTACGGCATCCGCGACCGCGAAATCGTCCAGAACCTGCTGGAAGACCTGACCGGCCAGCGGCTGATGTTCAATTACCTCCGGCTGGGTGGCGTTGCCTGGGACCTGCCCGAGCCCCGCGAGGAGTACTTCGAGAAGATCCGTGACTTCCTCGATGACCTCCCGCACAAGCTCGAAGAGATCCACGACCTCGTCACCGGTAACGAGATCTTCCAGATGCGGTGTGTCGACACCGGCGTCCTCTCCCCGGATCAGGTCAAGCAGTACGGCGCGACCGGTCCCGTGGCACGCGGCTCGGGCGTCGACTACGATATCCGGCGGGACGACCCATACGGCTACTACGACGAACTCGACTGGAACGTCGTCACCGAGCAGGGCGGCGACAACTTCAGTCGCGTTCTCGTCCGCCTTCGTGAGGTCGAGGAGTCCGCCCGCATCATCGAGCAGTGTGTCGACCTGCTGGAGCAGTGGCCGGAAGACGACCGCGAGATTCAGGCCAACGTCCCGCGGACGCTCCGCCCGGACCCTGACAAGGAGATCTACCGCTCCGTCGAGGGCGCGAAGGGCGAACTCGGCATCTACATCCGCTCGGATGGGACGGACAAGCCGGCCCGGTTCAAGATCCGCAGCCCGTGCTTCTCGAACCTGCAGACGCTGCCGGAGATGTCTCAGGGCGAGTACATCCCTGACATGATCGCCTCGCTCGGGAGCCTCGACATTGTCCTCGGGGAGGTGGACCGGTAA
- a CDS encoding AIR carboxylase family protein, protein MPADNVQSLIDQLHEEAEMDRPNDLTPDVGIIMGSDSDLPTMAGGQGKRPGAYAALADELGFEEQTDYTDAPESRFTFETFVCSAHRTPDLMYAYAETAADRGIDVIIAGAGGKSADLPNMTASIAYPLPVIGVPVQEKSVDSVIGMPQGAPMTAVDAGKSFNAALSAAQILARQHDELRDRLVSYHEGLQADVGEASRDLHELGTPGFKREYWDE, encoded by the coding sequence ATGCCCGCAGACAACGTGCAGTCGCTTATCGACCAGTTGCACGAAGAGGCCGAGATGGACCGACCGAACGACCTGACGCCCGATGTCGGCATCATCATGGGCTCCGACTCAGACCTGCCGACGATGGCCGGCGGACAGGGCAAGCGACCGGGAGCCTACGCGGCGCTCGCCGACGAACTCGGCTTCGAGGAACAGACGGACTACACTGACGCGCCCGAGAGCCGCTTCACCTTCGAAACGTTCGTTTGCTCGGCCCATCGGACGCCGGACCTGATGTACGCGTACGCAGAGACGGCCGCCGACCGCGGTATCGACGTGATAATCGCTGGCGCTGGCGGTAAATCCGCTGACCTGCCGAACATGACCGCCAGCATCGCCTACCCGCTGCCAGTCATCGGTGTCCCAGTGCAGGAGAAATCCGTCGACTCGGTTATCGGGATGCCACAGGGCGCGCCGATGACGGCGGTCGACGCCGGCAAGTCGTTCAACGCCGCCCTCTCAGCGGCACAAATCCTTGCACGGCAGCACGACGAACTCCGTGACCGGCTCGTCTCGTACCACGAGGGACTCCAGGCCGACGTTGGCGAGGCGTCGCGTGACCTCCACGAACTCGGGACGCCCGGATTCAAACGCGAGTATTGGGACGAGTGA